A genome region from Chlorobaculum tepidum TLS includes the following:
- a CDS encoding aminotransferase class I/II-fold pyridoxal phosphate-dependent enzyme has protein sequence MSGGFTNAGQVEPPIVADIAVELAKLKAKQRFRSIPATGERSGRFVTVGGRKLLNLSSNDYLGLGADRELFSSFIAQIRDDRFDDGRFAMTSSSSRLLTGHHPVCDQLESAIAAAYGSETALVFNSGYHANTGILPALATRHDLILSDRLNHASIIDGLRIADADYRRFRHADYDHLEEQLETAARECYRQIFIVTESVFSMDGDLADLRRLVKLKRRFKAVLIVDEAHGAGVFGERGLGLCEALGVTNEIDIIVGTFGKSLASAGAYAVMRGLFREYLVNTMRTLIFTTALPPMTLAWSLATFTKQLTMQRERDHLLGLAATLRGSLREAGFDVPGESHIVPVVLGEDRTAVEMAGALREAGFHALPVRPPTVPENSSRLRFSLRADLTSGDIAALAETMKRGAA, from the coding sequence ATGAGCGGCGGATTTACGAATGCGGGCCAGGTCGAGCCGCCGATTGTGGCCGACATCGCGGTGGAGCTTGCGAAGCTCAAGGCGAAGCAGCGCTTCCGCTCGATTCCCGCCACCGGCGAGCGGAGCGGGCGCTTCGTCACTGTTGGCGGTCGCAAGCTGCTGAACCTCTCCTCGAACGACTATCTCGGCCTCGGCGCTGACCGCGAGCTGTTCAGCTCGTTCATCGCACAGATTCGAGATGATCGGTTCGACGACGGACGCTTCGCCATGACCAGCTCCTCGTCGCGCCTGCTGACGGGCCACCACCCGGTCTGCGACCAGCTCGAATCGGCGATTGCCGCCGCCTACGGCAGCGAAACGGCGCTCGTTTTCAACAGCGGCTACCACGCCAACACCGGCATTCTGCCCGCACTCGCCACCCGCCACGACCTGATCCTCAGCGACCGCCTCAACCACGCCAGCATCATCGACGGCCTGCGGATCGCCGACGCCGATTATCGCCGCTTCCGCCACGCCGATTATGACCACCTCGAAGAGCAGCTCGAAACCGCCGCCAGAGAGTGCTACCGGCAGATTTTCATCGTCACCGAATCGGTCTTCAGCATGGACGGCGACCTTGCCGACTTGCGTCGTCTGGTCAAGCTGAAGCGTCGTTTCAAGGCGGTGCTGATCGTGGACGAAGCGCACGGCGCAGGCGTCTTCGGCGAGCGGGGCCTCGGCCTCTGCGAAGCGCTCGGCGTGACGAATGAGATCGACATCATCGTCGGCACTTTCGGCAAGTCACTCGCCTCCGCCGGGGCCTACGCTGTCATGCGCGGCCTCTTTCGCGAGTACCTCGTCAACACGATGCGCACCCTGATCTTCACCACCGCCCTCCCGCCAATGACGCTCGCTTGGAGCCTCGCCACCTTCACGAAACAACTCACGATGCAGCGGGAGCGCGACCATCTGCTCGGTCTCGCGGCGACCTTGCGCGGCAGCCTCCGCGAGGCGGGATTCGACGTACCCGGCGAGAGCCACATCGTACCGGTGGTGCTGGGCGAAGATCGCACAGCGGTCGAGATGGCCGGAGCGCTGCGCGAAGCGGGTTTCCACGCGCTGCCGGTACGCCCGCCGACGGTACCCGAAAACAGCTCGCGTCTCCGCTTTTCACTCCGCGCCGACCTGACGAGCGGCGACATCGCCGCCCTTGCCGAAACCATGAAAAGAGGCGCGGCATGA
- a CDS encoding alpha/beta fold hydrolase: MKAEWIVRKGNTDLLLFFNGWGMDRRVADWLVSAWPDSAGRDIAVLYDYRNLSIPAWLGEVMAEARAVDLVAWSLGVWAAVNSELEKIDRAVAINGTATPLDAERGIPPEIFAGTLKSWNDANRKRFERRMTGGVPPKIVDATRSDRTSADQQAELLSLGEAVARFPAESTASWKFSKALIGGRDLIFSAENQRRAWSEAGVRVAEIAAMPHFPFTHIAGWGELFT, translated from the coding sequence ATGAAGGCAGAGTGGATCGTGCGCAAGGGCAACACGGATTTGCTGCTCTTTTTCAACGGCTGGGGGATGGATCGCCGCGTGGCCGACTGGCTCGTTTCGGCGTGGCCTGACTCGGCGGGACGCGACATCGCCGTGCTGTACGATTATCGCAACCTGTCGATTCCCGCGTGGCTCGGCGAGGTGATGGCCGAGGCCCGCGCGGTCGATCTCGTCGCCTGGTCGCTCGGCGTGTGGGCTGCGGTGAATTCGGAACTCGAAAAAATCGACCGTGCCGTGGCGATCAACGGCACGGCAACGCCACTCGATGCGGAGCGAGGCATTCCGCCGGAGATTTTCGCAGGCACGCTCAAAAGCTGGAACGACGCCAACCGCAAGCGCTTCGAACGCCGGATGACGGGCGGCGTGCCGCCGAAGATTGTCGATGCCACACGTTCAGATCGCACCTCTGCCGACCAGCAGGCGGAGTTGCTGTCGCTTGGCGAAGCCGTCGCCAGATTTCCGGCGGAATCCACCGCGTCGTGGAAATTCTCGAAAGCGCTGATCGGTGGCCGCGACCTCATCTTTTCAGCCGAGAACCAGCGCCGCGCGTGGAGCGAGGCGGGGGTTCGCGTCGCCGAAATCGCCGCAATGCCCCACTTCCCGTTCACCCACATCGCCGGCTGGGGGGAGCTTTTCACATGA
- the bioC gene encoding malonyl-ACP O-methyltransferase BioC: protein MNGVIDKQLVRRRFRRALPTYAGHAEVQRRMAVRLVALIENAGASTHLGRVFEFGSGSAMLTSILFERYSANEFFANDLVAESRAFVEKAVTGRNVERLTFLPGDVERLDPLPGNLDLAVSNATVQWLHDPARFFDRLATSVKPGGIVAFSTFGAENMHEIAALGEAALPYRSLDKIAALSGELFELVAIEDDIVRQEFDTPEAVLRHIRKTGVNGVARRAWTRSQYLDFLQRYRSAYPSGEGVTLTWHPVYCCFRKKKS from the coding sequence ATGAACGGCGTGATCGACAAGCAGCTCGTGCGCCGCCGCTTCCGGCGGGCGCTGCCAACCTACGCAGGACACGCCGAGGTGCAGCGGCGCATGGCCGTGCGGCTGGTCGCGCTGATCGAAAACGCCGGAGCCTCAACGCATCTCGGGCGCGTCTTCGAGTTCGGCAGCGGCTCGGCCATGCTCACCTCGATACTCTTCGAGCGCTATTCTGCGAACGAATTCTTCGCCAACGACCTCGTCGCCGAAAGCCGCGCCTTTGTCGAAAAAGCGGTGACGGGACGGAATGTCGAACGGCTGACGTTCCTGCCCGGCGACGTCGAGCGGCTCGATCCGTTGCCCGGAAATCTCGACCTCGCCGTCTCGAACGCCACGGTGCAGTGGCTGCACGACCCGGCGCGATTTTTCGATCGGCTGGCAACATCGGTGAAACCCGGCGGCATCGTGGCCTTCAGCACCTTCGGTGCGGAAAACATGCACGAAATCGCCGCGCTCGGCGAGGCGGCGCTGCCCTACCGGAGCCTCGACAAAATCGCCGCGCTCAGCGGAGAGCTGTTCGAGCTGGTCGCAATCGAAGACGACATCGTCCGGCAGGAGTTCGACACGCCGGAGGCGGTGCTTCGCCACATCCGCAAAACCGGCGTGAACGGCGTAGCCCGCCGCGCCTGGACGCGCTCGCAGTACCTCGATTTTCTGCAACGCTACCGGTCAGCCTACCCGTCAGGCGAAGGCGTTACGCTCACCTGGCATCCGGTATATTGCTGTTTCAGAAAGAAAAAGTCATGA
- the bioD gene encoding dethiobiotin synthase: MKGQVLAISGIDTGIGKTVVTGLLARCFAETGWRTITQKIAQTGCEGVSEDIAEHRKLMGIDLQEADLDGTTCPYLFRFPASPHLAATVEGREIDFMTIRRSTFRLQKLYDLVLLEGVGGLLVPLTPELLFADYVRDAGYGLVLVSASRLGSINHTLLSLEACARRGIPVRAIVYNRYFEADERIAANTREVIAAALKRYGFGEAPVIDLNTSGLSAEPGDLQRILNPPGQ, translated from the coding sequence ATGAAAGGACAGGTACTCGCCATCTCCGGCATCGACACCGGCATCGGCAAAACCGTCGTCACCGGCCTGCTCGCCCGGTGCTTCGCTGAAACGGGCTGGCGGACAATCACCCAGAAAATCGCACAAACCGGCTGCGAAGGCGTTTCGGAAGACATCGCCGAACATCGGAAACTGATGGGTATCGACTTGCAGGAGGCCGATCTCGATGGAACGACCTGCCCATACCTCTTCCGATTTCCGGCCTCGCCACACCTGGCTGCTACAGTGGAGGGGCGCGAGATCGATTTCATGACGATCCGCCGCAGCACCTTCAGATTGCAGAAGCTCTACGACCTCGTGCTGCTCGAAGGGGTCGGTGGGCTGCTCGTGCCACTCACGCCTGAACTGCTCTTCGCCGACTACGTGCGCGACGCGGGCTACGGCCTCGTGCTGGTCAGCGCCTCGCGGCTCGGCAGCATCAACCACACACTCCTCTCGCTCGAAGCCTGTGCAAGGCGCGGCATTCCTGTCCGGGCCATCGTCTACAACCGCTATTTCGAGGCGGACGAACGTATCGCCGCCAACACGCGCGAAGTGATCGCCGCCGCGCTCAAGCGCTACGGCTTCGGTGAGGCGCCGGTGATCGATCTCAACACCAGCGGGCTCTCGGCGGAGCCGGGCGACCTGCAACGCATCCTGAACCCTCCGGGCCAATGA